The DNA segment GTCGATCACCGGCTTCAGGTTGCGCCAGGAGCCGGTGGGGTTGGCGGCCATGGAGCGCAGGCTCATGACCATCGGCGGGAGCTCGTCCATTTTCTTGAAATCTATTTTTTTTCTGTCCTTGGCCATGTTACACTCCTTGCACCGAGTCGTAGGCTTCCTGGGCCGCGGCGGCGTTTTCATCGGGATTGACCGGAACGCCCTCGCGCACCGACTGCAGGATCGATGCCAGTTTGACGAAATCGAAAATACGCGGCACGGCGCCCAGGATGGCGGTGTTGACGATGGGCGCGGCCTTGGAACCGAGACGGTGCTTGATGGCGATCTCGTTGGCATCCACCGTGAAGACGCGGTAGTCCTTGCCCAGGTGCGAGAATTCGCTTGGCTTTCGGCCGCTGTTGATCAGGATGAACCCGCCTTTCTTCAGCCCTTCGGTCACGTCGATGGCGTCGATCAGGCTCGGATCGACCACGATGACGTGCTGGGGCATGACAATCTTGGAGCGGATATAGATAGGCTTGTCATCGATGCGGATGAAGGCGAAAACCGGCGCGCCCCGGCGCTCCACCCCGAACTGGGGAAAGGCCTGGACATACTTGTCTTCCTTGGAAACGGCATCGGCCAGGATCTTGCCGGCGATGACCGTCCCCTGGCCGCCGCG comes from the Candidatus Aminicenantes bacterium genome and includes:
- a CDS encoding 2-oxoacid:acceptor oxidoreductase family protein, with protein sequence MVEIRFHGRGGQGTVIAGKILADAVSKEDKYVQAFPQFGVERRGAPVFAFIRIDDKPIYIRSKIVMPQHVIVVDPSLIDAIDVTEGLKKGGFILINSGRKPSEFSHLGKDYRVFTVDANEIAIKHRLGSKAAPIVNTAILGAVPRIFDFVKLASILQSVREGVPVNPDENAAAAQEAYDSVQGV